One genomic region from Cyanobium usitatum str. Tous encodes:
- a CDS encoding DUF3955 domain-containing protein, which produces MPSSAGLAAGSVACLLAFQMIGSRVDSKGVLREPFGLLPISALLLLGSGIALTGAWAARGRKP; this is translated from the coding sequence ATGCCCTCGTCTGCTGGCTTAGCGGCCGGCTCGGTGGCTTGTCTGCTCGCCTTCCAAATGATCGGCTCCCGGGTGGATTCCAAGGGCGTTCTGCGCGAACCGTTTGGCCTGCTGCCCATCAGCGCCCTACTCCTCCTCGGGAGCGGAATTGCGCTCACAGGCGCCTGGGCAGCACGGGGACGAAAGCCCTGA
- a CDS encoding AAA family ATPase — MARSVHGETLSHLGVAGYRSLQQLMLPLGPLTVVSGANGCGKSNLYRALGLVAAAARGDLVATLAAEGGLPAVLWAGPERGSQGSRLRLGFAGETLSYAIELGYRADDQTSAFLLDPEIKREWIWAGGAFHPRSLLVQRSGAVVERCGDRHSPLALEVAPHESLFTAVSDPLEAPEVFQLRRTILSWRFYDSFRTDRLAPARLARISTRTPSLAADGGDLAAAVQTIVEIGDGEGLQAAIGDAFPGCRLAVDTSQPSFRLQLHQPGLLRPLDAAELSDGTLRYLLLAAALFSPRLPPLLVLNEPENSLHPDLLPALARLIDAVAQRTQVWVIAHAEALITTLQKPSGCRVLQLERDQGATLLPGQSALDRAAWRWP, encoded by the coding sequence GTGGCCCGATCCGTCCACGGAGAAACCCTGAGTCATTTGGGTGTTGCGGGTTACCGCTCCTTGCAGCAGCTAATGCTGCCCCTCGGCCCGCTCACAGTTGTGAGCGGCGCCAACGGCTGTGGCAAGAGCAACCTCTACCGAGCCCTGGGGTTGGTGGCCGCCGCCGCCCGCGGCGATCTGGTAGCCACCCTGGCCGCAGAAGGGGGATTGCCTGCGGTGCTTTGGGCTGGCCCGGAGCGGGGCAGCCAGGGAAGCAGGCTGCGGCTCGGCTTCGCGGGGGAGACGTTGTCATACGCAATCGAACTGGGCTACCGCGCGGACGATCAGACCAGCGCCTTCCTGCTCGATCCAGAGATCAAACGGGAATGGATCTGGGCTGGCGGGGCCTTTCACCCGCGCAGCCTGTTGGTGCAGCGCAGCGGCGCCGTAGTGGAACGCTGCGGTGACCGCCACAGCCCCCTAGCCCTGGAGGTGGCACCGCACGAAAGCCTGTTCACGGCTGTCTCCGATCCGCTCGAGGCGCCGGAGGTGTTTCAGCTGCGGCGCACGATCCTGAGCTGGCGCTTTTACGACAGCTTTCGCACCGATCGCCTGGCGCCGGCCCGGCTCGCGCGCATCTCCACACGCACGCCGTCGCTGGCCGCCGATGGCGGCGATCTGGCGGCAGCGGTGCAAACGATTGTCGAGATCGGAGATGGTGAGGGGCTGCAGGCCGCCATCGGCGATGCCTTCCCGGGGTGTCGCCTGGCGGTGGACACCAGCCAGCCAAGCTTTCGCCTGCAGCTGCACCAACCAGGCCTGCTGCGCCCGCTTGATGCAGCGGAACTCTCTGATGGCACCCTGCGCTACCTGCTGCTGGCGGCAGCGCTGTTCAGCCCGCGGCTACCGCCGCTGCTGGTGCTCAACGAGCCGGAAAACAGCCTGCATCCCGATCTCCTGCCGGCCCTGGCGCGGTTGATCGATGCGGTTGCGCAGCGAACCCAGGTGTGGGTGATCGCCCACGCCGAGGCGCTGATCACCACCCTGCAGAAACCGTCGGGCTGCCGCGTACTGCAACTGGAGCGCGATCAGGGTGCCACACTGCTGCCGGGTCAATCGGCGCTGGATCGCGCTGCCTGGCGCTGGCCGTAA
- a CDS encoding YcgJ family protein: MSSAALAQPAGLSYPRQGVVCDSVGSTCYDSYGPSIGITADVYGQGAANNLTANLNQTNSRDFRLSTGQACSVPRRTCWNDGWSATKVAPGLTQQLFGSNSANGQALQPQKVSSAGLCSLSRSGQRIFDGTCTLKQVRKGDQNRYEVQLQNGSQYVFRQNGSQYEIRDGSGGIWPVTFIDHGNTGIFRFGDYKLVATQESSNRNAAVGSAIGNLLNALFK, encoded by the coding sequence ATGAGCAGCGCAGCCCTGGCCCAACCCGCTGGTCTCAGCTACCCACGCCAGGGCGTGGTGTGTGATTCAGTTGGCAGCACTTGCTACGACAGCTACGGCCCCTCAATTGGCATCACGGCTGATGTGTACGGCCAAGGAGCTGCTAACAACCTCACTGCCAACCTCAACCAAACCAACAGTCGCGATTTCCGACTGAGCACAGGCCAGGCCTGCAGCGTGCCCAGGCGAACTTGTTGGAATGATGGCTGGAGCGCAACAAAGGTGGCACCCGGGCTGACCCAGCAACTCTTCGGCAGCAACAGTGCCAATGGGCAGGCCTTACAGCCGCAAAAGGTCAGTAGCGCTGGGCTCTGCAGCCTGAGCCGCAGCGGCCAGCGCATTTTCGACGGCACTTGCACACTCAAGCAGGTGCGCAAGGGCGACCAAAACCGCTACGAAGTGCAACTACAGAACGGCAGTCAATATGTATTTCGACAGAACGGTAGTCAGTACGAAATTCGTGATGGCTCTGGCGGCATTTGGCCGGTGACCTTTATCGACCACGGCAACACCGGTATTTTCCGCTTCGGCGACTACAAACTCGTCGCCACTCAGGAGTCTTCCAACCGCAATGCCGCCGTTGGCAGCGCCATCGGCAATCTGCTTAATGCACTCTTCAAGTAA
- a CDS encoding mechanosensitive ion channel family protein: MSSQHTGSFEVAPVRILGVPALVVASPELPSSGSVVSAQRRAEVIEGNLNLLYANQSLCTQAEQLSETILERLVLGGPREQQLCSGDPWAVHGSADQLVVERVTGPAGSVLLQARLPGRAVPLPLLTVTAADGQLHGLTPKQLANQWQSLLQRRLRHARRTMQPDQLGLRIRVTVAVELLLLLTTALTLQLWNRLRRQLSERRTPQPQRDPRAQQFTAWLLAASRISFVLVLLQGLAMVGFAVAAIPGRIPLALGLLLQPLDILTKAAAVAAVVLALRLLLRLLLRQWRSSPNVPAELQARRQQRYLNLLQAGQRLLSMGGVVVLLALVISGIPGLATTPVASWLAGGAVLGALALVFQGLLRDFAAGVVVLIEDHYAVGDWVQVDALEGTVEDVGILTTALRAVDQRVVVIPNSRCEQVVNHTRIRSGVELMVPLPPRSPQLERVLSVLAEECVLFAAKPEWKDLLLEPPLIRGVRRITPLAVELSVLLITRTGAQWAAELALLTQIVARMEREALPLAQAEAMTS; encoded by the coding sequence GTGAGTTCGCAACACACGGGCAGCTTTGAAGTGGCGCCGGTGCGCATCCTCGGCGTTCCTGCCCTAGTGGTGGCTTCCCCCGAACTGCCGAGCAGCGGATCGGTGGTGAGTGCCCAGCGCCGCGCCGAGGTGATTGAGGGCAACCTGAACTTGCTCTATGCCAACCAGAGCCTTTGCACGCAGGCTGAACAGCTCTCGGAAACCATCCTGGAACGCCTGGTGCTGGGCGGCCCACGAGAGCAGCAGCTCTGCAGCGGTGATCCCTGGGCCGTGCACGGTTCCGCAGACCAGTTGGTGGTGGAGCGCGTCACCGGTCCTGCGGGCAGTGTTTTGCTGCAAGCCCGCCTGCCTGGGCGCGCCGTTCCGTTGCCGCTGCTCACGGTGACCGCGGCGGATGGCCAACTGCATGGCCTCACGCCCAAGCAGCTGGCCAATCAGTGGCAATCGCTGCTGCAACGGCGGCTTCGCCATGCCAGGCGCACGATGCAGCCCGATCAGCTTGGTCTGCGGATCCGCGTAACTGTGGCTGTTGAGCTGTTGCTGCTCCTCACCACGGCGCTCACCCTGCAGCTGTGGAACCGCTTACGCCGCCAGTTGAGCGAACGGCGGACGCCACAACCGCAACGCGACCCACGTGCTCAGCAGTTCACGGCTTGGCTGCTTGCGGCGAGCCGGATCAGCTTTGTGCTGGTGCTACTACAAGGGCTAGCCATGGTGGGGTTTGCCGTGGCGGCAATTCCAGGCCGCATCCCGCTGGCGCTTGGGCTGCTGCTGCAACCGCTCGACATCCTCACCAAAGCAGCCGCTGTAGCCGCTGTGGTGCTGGCGTTGCGCCTGCTGCTCCGTCTGTTGTTACGGCAATGGCGCAGCAGCCCCAATGTGCCAGCTGAACTGCAAGCGCGGCGTCAGCAGCGTTATCTCAACTTGCTGCAGGCCGGACAGCGCCTGCTCAGCATGGGAGGTGTGGTGGTGCTGCTGGCGCTGGTGATCAGCGGAATCCCCGGACTCGCCACCACGCCGGTGGCGTCGTGGCTGGCTGGAGGTGCAGTCCTCGGTGCCCTAGCCCTGGTGTTTCAGGGACTGCTGCGGGATTTTGCAGCAGGAGTCGTTGTGCTCATTGAAGACCACTACGCCGTTGGTGACTGGGTACAGGTGGATGCCCTCGAGGGAACCGTAGAAGACGTTGGCATCCTCACCACCGCGCTGCGTGCCGTGGATCAGCGTGTGGTGGTGATCCCCAACAGCCGCTGTGAACAGGTGGTCAATCACACCCGGATTCGCTCTGGTGTGGAGCTCATGGTTCCCCTCCCACCGAGGAGTCCTCAGCTTGAGCGCGTGCTGAGCGTGCTTGCAGAAGAGTGTGTGCTGTTTGCCGCCAAGCCGGAATGGAAAGATCTTCTGCTGGAACCACCGCTGATCCGTGGGGTCAGGCGGATCACCCCTCTGGCTGTTGAACTAAGCGTGCTGCTGATCACCCGAACCGGTGCTCAGTGGGCCGCCGAACTTGCCTTACTCACTCAGATCGTGGCGAGGATGGAGCGTGAAGCGTTGCCCCTGGCTCAAGCTGAAGCCATGACCAGCTGA
- a CDS encoding MlaD family protein, with the protein MGHQGRQQGALIEVRISGLPVGKVKALALQPDASVRVELQIAERYADLIGPRSVASQGQEGFVGDQFVVISPDPQGPSKRAKAGKHSLPYEEPIAISSVINQLAQTQLLLQATLRNTAELTAGDIPRVMGDMRRTLQDAGRLANTLDREAASTAPQLRHTLQQMERTGSSAAQTATEAQRLLAGSRPALISTLEELQRVSTLSRRLLEGLVGLTGIGAGSGSSSAQPPAISPTEQPKP; encoded by the coding sequence ATGGGTCACCAGGGACGCCAGCAAGGCGCTCTCATTGAGGTGCGCATCTCCGGATTGCCGGTGGGCAAGGTGAAAGCGCTGGCACTCCAACCCGACGCCAGCGTGAGGGTGGAACTTCAGATAGCCGAGCGCTACGCCGATCTGATCGGGCCCCGAAGTGTGGCCAGCCAAGGTCAAGAAGGCTTCGTGGGCGATCAATTTGTGGTGATCAGCCCCGACCCCCAAGGCCCATCCAAGCGGGCCAAAGCCGGCAAGCACAGCCTGCCCTACGAAGAGCCCATCGCGATCAGCAGCGTGATCAATCAGCTGGCGCAGACCCAGCTGCTGCTGCAGGCCACCCTGCGCAACACCGCTGAACTCACCGCCGGTGACATCCCTCGTGTGATGGGAGACATGCGTCGCACGCTGCAGGATGCCGGCCGACTAGCCAACACGTTGGATCGCGAAGCCGCCTCCACCGCACCGCAGCTACGCCACACGCTCCAACAGATGGAACGCACCGGCTCCAGCGCGGCCCAAACCGCCACCGAGGCCCAACGCCTCCTCGCTGGCAGCAGGCCGGCCCTGATCAGCACCCTCGAGGAACTGCAGCGGGTGAGCACGCTGAGCCGGCGTCTGCTGGAAGGGCTGGTCGGACTCACCGGAATCGGAGCCGGCAGCGGCAGCAGCTCCGCCCAGCCACCAGCAATCTCACCAACTGAACAACCCAAGCCTTAG
- a CDS encoding helix-turn-helix domain-containing protein yields MKDALLPALFSGPALTPVLDSHDFDQWRLVIEGTLGDHRTTLRSPSSSFRTRLAIGQAGPLQLLHLQGQGQMELQRIQDAKKAVLWLPLQGWSQERINGHWETAEPGEALLMRPGDRLEGITSLRLEGLSIVLPPDQLHSNAPARIGAGRHNRFLVKAALGFAEAVAIGRAGAEHAALALLDALQSWELQTALLQGQPRERITTVRRRAYVEQASQWMGLHLHEAIDIRRIATAMGVSTRTLQYAFLEDRGHSPMAELKRLRLRHLRQLLLDPEQRQHSTAELMVRAGLLACGATAADYRRYFGESPRETRQQSQNR; encoded by the coding sequence ATGAAAGACGCGTTGTTGCCAGCGCTGTTTTCGGGACCGGCCCTCACCCCGGTGCTCGACAGCCACGACTTCGACCAGTGGCGGCTGGTGATTGAAGGCACCCTCGGGGACCATCGCACCACCCTCCGCTCCCCCTCGAGCAGCTTCCGCACCCGTCTGGCCATCGGCCAGGCGGGCCCCCTCCAACTGCTGCACCTGCAGGGGCAGGGACAGATGGAGCTGCAACGCATCCAGGACGCGAAGAAGGCGGTGCTGTGGTTGCCTCTCCAGGGCTGGAGCCAGGAACGAATCAACGGCCACTGGGAAACGGCCGAGCCCGGCGAAGCCCTGCTGATGCGGCCGGGCGATCGGCTGGAAGGCATCACGAGCCTGCGGCTGGAAGGGCTCTCGATCGTGCTGCCCCCCGATCAGCTCCACTCCAACGCACCCGCCCGAATCGGGGCCGGACGTCACAACCGATTCCTGGTGAAGGCCGCCCTGGGCTTTGCCGAGGCCGTGGCCATCGGCCGTGCCGGGGCGGAGCATGCCGCCCTGGCGCTGCTGGATGCGCTCCAGAGCTGGGAACTCCAAACCGCCCTCCTGCAGGGCCAGCCCCGGGAGCGCATCACCACGGTGCGGCGACGGGCCTATGTGGAGCAGGCCAGCCAATGGATGGGCCTGCACCTGCACGAGGCCATCGACATCCGCCGAATCGCCACGGCGATGGGCGTGTCGACGCGAACGCTGCAATACGCCTTCCTGGAGGATCGGGGCCACTCGCCCATGGCGGAACTCAAGCGACTGCGCCTGCGGCACCTGCGCCAGCTGTTGCTCGATCCCGAGCAGCGCCAGCACTCCACCGCCGAGCTGATGGTGCGCGCCGGCTTGCTGGCCTGCGGAGCCACGGCCGCTGATTACCGCCGTTACTTCGGGGAATCGCCGCGCGAAACCCGCCAGCAGTCCCAGAACAGGTGA
- a CDS encoding methyltransferase domain-containing protein yields the protein MPTQAAVQAYYGQELTGTADLKTSACCDADAVPDWLRPLLARIHPDVLARYYGCGLVCPPLLEGCRILDLGCGTGRDVYALAQLVGPSGSVVGVDMTAEQLAVAREHLAFHAEQFGYANVSFLEGTIEALEALPLEPGSFDVIVSNCVLNLSTDKAAVLRGVKRLLKPGGELYFSDVYVDRRLPDAVRRDPVLYGECLGGALYWNDFLRLAKGAGFPDPRLVSDRELRITEPALAPLVGEARFYSATYRLFQIAELEDACEDHGQAVIYRGTIPHHPHRFDLDGHHAIETGRVFPVCGNTFRMLQATRLAPHFTFIGDFSRHYGLFPGCGSSLPFTGVSAGEAPDNASCC from the coding sequence ATGCCCACCCAAGCCGCCGTTCAGGCCTATTACGGCCAGGAGCTCACCGGCACGGCCGACCTCAAAACCAGCGCCTGCTGCGATGCCGACGCGGTGCCGGACTGGCTGCGGCCGCTGCTGGCCCGGATCCACCCCGATGTGCTGGCGCGCTACTACGGCTGCGGCCTGGTGTGCCCGCCCCTGCTGGAGGGCTGCCGCATCCTCGATCTGGGCTGCGGCACGGGCCGGGACGTCTACGCCCTGGCCCAGCTGGTAGGGCCCAGCGGTTCGGTGGTGGGCGTCGACATGACGGCGGAGCAGCTGGCCGTGGCCCGCGAGCACCTGGCCTTCCATGCCGAACAGTTCGGCTACGCCAACGTGTCGTTTCTGGAGGGCACGATCGAAGCGCTCGAGGCGCTGCCCCTGGAGCCGGGCAGCTTCGACGTGATCGTGAGCAATTGCGTGCTCAACCTCTCCACCGACAAGGCGGCGGTGCTGCGGGGGGTGAAACGGCTGCTCAAGCCCGGCGGGGAGCTGTACTTCTCGGATGTGTACGTGGATCGGCGCCTGCCGGACGCGGTGCGGCGCGATCCGGTGCTCTACGGCGAGTGCCTGGGCGGAGCGCTCTACTGGAACGACTTTCTGCGCCTCGCCAAGGGCGCCGGCTTCCCCGACCCACGGCTGGTGAGCGACCGCGAGCTCAGGATCACCGAACCAGCCCTGGCGCCCCTGGTGGGCGAGGCCCGCTTCTATTCCGCCACCTACCGCCTGTTCCAGATCGCCGAACTGGAAGATGCCTGCGAAGACCATGGCCAGGCCGTGATCTACCGCGGCACGATCCCCCACCACCCCCACCGCTTCGACCTCGATGGCCACCACGCCATCGAAACCGGCCGGGTGTTTCCGGTGTGCGGCAACACGTTCCGGATGCTGCAGGCCACCCGGTTGGCGCCCCATTTCACGTTCATCGGCGACTTCAGCCGCCACTACGGCCTTTTCCCCGGCTGCGGCAGCAGCCTGCCCTTCACGGGCGTGAGCGCCGGTGAAGCCCCGGACAACGCCAGCTGTTGCTGA
- a CDS encoding NAD(P)-dependent oxidoreductase produces MSKPRAVFLDALSLGPVDLAPLERHAELICWPSTPPELRLERLQGAAIAITNKIQLDGELLRQLPQLRLICAASTGTDQIDGQACSELGIAVRNAGRYSTASVVQVTWALILELVCDLQTRRRQVLQGDWQRSQVFSLVEPEFNELAGRTLTVLGAGTIGRGVAAVAEAFGMEVRLITSRSSAGELEAALRQADVLSLHAPLTPATRGLINAERLSWLKPAAVLVNLGRGGLIELPALLDALKRGALAGAALDVLEKEPPGAELESLKKVPNLILTPHIGWASRQARQRLVAALAEHLREAN; encoded by the coding sequence ATGAGCAAACCCCGAGCCGTCTTCCTCGATGCCCTCAGCCTGGGCCCGGTAGACCTGGCCCCCCTGGAGCGTCATGCCGAGCTGATCTGCTGGCCAAGCACCCCGCCGGAGCTCCGCCTGGAGCGGCTGCAGGGGGCCGCGATCGCAATCACCAACAAGATCCAGCTGGATGGGGAGCTGCTGCGGCAACTGCCCCAGCTGCGGCTGATCTGCGCAGCTAGCACCGGCACCGACCAGATCGATGGCCAGGCCTGCAGCGAGCTCGGCATCGCCGTGCGCAATGCCGGTCGCTACAGCACCGCCTCGGTGGTGCAGGTGACCTGGGCGTTGATCCTCGAGCTGGTCTGCGATCTGCAAACCCGGCGGCGCCAGGTGCTGCAGGGCGACTGGCAACGCAGCCAAGTTTTTTCCCTGGTGGAGCCGGAATTTAATGAACTAGCCGGCCGCACCCTCACCGTGCTGGGAGCCGGCACCATCGGCCGAGGCGTGGCGGCCGTGGCGGAAGCCTTTGGGATGGAGGTGCGCCTGATCACCAGCCGCAGCAGTGCCGGCGAACTCGAAGCCGCCCTACGCCAGGCAGATGTGCTGAGCCTGCATGCGCCGCTCACCCCGGCAACCCGGGGCCTGATCAACGCCGAGCGGCTGAGCTGGTTGAAGCCGGCGGCCGTGCTGGTGAATCTGGGCCGGGGCGGCCTGATCGAGCTGCCGGCCCTATTGGATGCTCTCAAGCGAGGGGCATTGGCCGGAGCCGCCCTCGACGTACTTGAAAAGGAGCCCCCAGGCGCAGAGTTGGAGTCCCTTAAAAAGGTGCCAAACCTGATCCTGACGCCCCACATCGGCTGGGCCTCCCGCCAAGCCCGCCAACGGCTGGTGGCCGCCCTGGCCGAGCATCTGAGAGAGGCAAACTGA
- a CDS encoding Fur family transcriptional regulator, producing MTARLSPGAQPPPATLPAGGDGLRSSLHDRGQRLTPQRQRVLALFERIGEGSHLGAEEVHQRLLRSEERVSLATVYRTLRLLSSMGLLQELELPEGGRRFELASDAHRDHHHLVCVRCGRTEEFENSAVLQAGERAAAGYGFRLLECVLNVRALCPSCAAAE from the coding sequence GTGACCGCCCGACTCAGCCCTGGAGCCCAGCCCCCGCCCGCAACCCTTCCCGCTGGTGGAGATGGCCTGCGCTCCAGCCTGCACGATCGCGGCCAGAGGCTGACGCCCCAGCGCCAGCGGGTGCTGGCCCTGTTTGAGCGCATTGGTGAAGGCAGCCACCTGGGCGCTGAAGAGGTGCACCAGCGCCTGCTGCGCAGCGAGGAGCGGGTGTCGCTCGCCACCGTGTATCGCACCCTGCGGCTGTTGAGCTCCATGGGGCTGCTGCAGGAGCTGGAGCTACCCGAGGGTGGTCGCCGCTTTGAGCTGGCAAGTGATGCCCACCGCGACCATCACCATTTGGTGTGTGTGCGCTGCGGCCGCACTGAGGAATTTGAAAATTCTGCTGTGCTCCAGGCTGGCGAGCGGGCCGCTGCTGGTTATGGCTTTCGCTTGCTTGAGTGCGTGCTCAACGTGCGAGCCCTCTGCCCCAGCTGTGCGGCGGCTGAGTAG
- a CDS encoding DUF1622 domain-containing protein translates to MPSSEPSLLVVFDQGLATLAMALRSVLEAFSLATVLLGLLITLRKAWQGWRARRRGPSGFQAVRLTFGSWLAMALEFQLGADIVATSTSPTGAHLVQLGVVAVIRTLLNVFLARDLEAEASHRSPSPEGRP, encoded by the coding sequence ATGCCTAGCTCCGAACCCAGCTTGTTAGTTGTTTTTGACCAGGGACTGGCCACCCTGGCCATGGCCCTGCGCAGCGTGCTTGAGGCCTTCTCGCTCGCCACGGTGCTGCTCGGTTTGTTGATTACCCTGCGAAAAGCCTGGCAGGGCTGGCGTGCCCGGCGGCGCGGCCCCAGTGGTTTTCAGGCGGTGAGGCTCACCTTCGGCAGCTGGTTGGCGATGGCCCTGGAGTTTCAGCTTGGGGCAGACATCGTTGCCACCTCCACTTCCCCTACCGGTGCCCATCTGGTGCAATTGGGCGTGGTGGCCGTGATCCGCACCTTGCTCAATGTGTTTTTGGCCCGTGATTTGGAGGCTGAAGCATCCCATCGATCCCCGAGCCCGGAGGGGCGCCCATGA
- a CDS encoding YidH family protein codes for MNLTNELAKQRNRDAAERTLMAWIRTCLSLISFGFGLDKIVEAIDRSGGGQGAQVEWGVQLVAAAFTITGILAMAGATVQYRRELRRLQLDDYIYRDKPHIAAATAVMLTLIGVLALGLIAARAGS; via the coding sequence ATGAATCTCACCAACGAACTGGCCAAGCAGCGCAACCGGGATGCGGCCGAACGCACCCTGATGGCCTGGATCCGCACCTGTCTCTCCTTGATTAGTTTTGGCTTCGGCTTAGACAAGATCGTTGAAGCAATTGATCGCAGCGGCGGCGGCCAAGGTGCCCAAGTCGAGTGGGGGGTGCAGTTGGTGGCTGCGGCCTTCACCATCACGGGGATTCTCGCCATGGCGGGAGCCACGGTCCAATACCGCCGCGAGCTGCGCCGTCTCCAACTAGACGACTACATCTACCGAGATAAGCCCCACATAGCTGCTGCTACAGCTGTGATGCTCACTTTGATCGGCGTGCTGGCACTGGGGCTGATTGCTGCCCGCGCCGGCAGCTAG
- a CDS encoding bile acid:sodium symporter — translation MDQSPPLLVSATLFAIMFALGVGLPLDGLSRWQQHRGLLLRGLIGTCLLVPVAAALLLLLPSTMALSQPARFSIALMAVCPSAPLLMRKAGKQGGDRILAALLQVAAALAAIITIPLLASGFTRIFGVEGWQVQSHHVAAQVALVQLLPLLLGLSLRRLAPKWASRMENPLDRLANGLLLLLVLAVLWKTAPLLVAYVGANLIALPVMAALVLISLALGYGMTNRDPCLGVTLALVTSMRNPGLALLLAGIYAPEVPAVKLGILVYLLMTVLLSIPFLRWQRRLQG, via the coding sequence ATGGATCAATCCCCGCCCCTGCTGGTTTCTGCAACCCTGTTCGCGATCATGTTTGCCCTGGGGGTGGGCTTGCCCCTCGATGGCTTAAGTCGCTGGCAGCAGCACCGGGGGCTGCTGTTGCGTGGTCTCATCGGCACCTGCCTGCTCGTGCCAGTGGCAGCCGCGCTGTTGCTGTTGTTGCCATCAACCATGGCCCTCTCCCAGCCGGCTCGATTTTCCATCGCCCTGATGGCTGTTTGCCCCAGTGCCCCCCTGCTGATGCGCAAGGCGGGCAAGCAGGGGGGAGATCGCATCCTGGCCGCCCTACTCCAGGTGGCCGCAGCCCTGGCGGCGATCATCACCATTCCCCTGCTGGCGAGCGGCTTCACCCGTATCTTTGGAGTCGAGGGCTGGCAGGTTCAGTCGCACCACGTAGCTGCGCAGGTGGCTCTGGTTCAGCTGCTGCCCCTGTTGTTGGGTTTGTCATTGAGGCGCTTAGCGCCCAAGTGGGCAAGCCGAATGGAGAATCCTCTCGATCGCCTCGCTAATGGGTTGCTGCTGCTGCTCGTATTGGCGGTGCTGTGGAAAACGGCGCCGCTTTTGGTTGCCTATGTAGGCGCAAATTTGATAGCCCTGCCGGTGATGGCGGCTCTGGTGTTGATCAGCCTGGCTTTGGGATATGGCATGACAAACCGGGATCCCTGCCTGGGGGTCACCTTGGCATTAGTAACATCAATGCGAAACCCAGGCCTTGCCTTGTTGCTGGCCGGCATTTATGCCCCGGAAGTGCCAGCCGTCAAACTTGGCATTCTGGTGTATCTATTGATGACTGTGCTGCTATCGATTCCATTTTTGAGGTGGCAGCGGCGTCTTCAGGGCTGA